One genomic region from Octopus sinensis linkage group LG13, ASM634580v1, whole genome shotgun sequence encodes:
- the LOC115218450 gene encoding trans-1,2-dihydrobenzene-1,2-diol dehydrogenase produces the protein MRWGLCSAGLIANDFCNALHCLNPSEHKITAVVSKSLEKAKKLADEFKIPNVYTSYEEFAKDPNIDLVYLSTANSFHHPLSILMLNNGKPVLCEKTCACNTKQTQEMIELAKSKKLFFMEALWSNFFPAYKALREIIDSGTIGKIRYVDAAHFYDLFSRDFVSQKSLGGGGLLCTAVYVIWLARFVFKQDPETITAVGTIADTGVDQSGNIILTYKDGARASLSYSVAVNGRRDAYIYGTKGKIYIHPPFWSASKIEVNGEEREFPPPKSDAKYNYPNSAGLAYEAEDVRLCFEKGQLECPAHTHSDTLSIIKVIDEVRRQLEETHQKN, from the exons ATGCGCTGGGGACTATGTTCAGCAGGTTTAATTGCAAACGATTTCTGCAATGCTTTGCACTGTTTAAATCCTTCAGAACATAAA ATAACTGCAGTGGTATCCAAGTCTTTAGAGAAGGCTAAAAAATTAGCTGACGAATTTAAAATACCAAATGTGTATACCAGCTATGAAGAAtttgccaaagatcccaacatag ATCTGGTGTACCTTTCAACTGCAAACAGTTTTCATCACCCTCTTTCCATTCTTATGCTTAACAATGGTAAACCAGTTCTGTGTGAGAAAACCTGTGCTTGTAACACGAAGCAGACACAAGAAATGATTGAACTTGCAAagtcaaagaaattatttttcatgGAG GCTTTGTGGTCCAACTTCTTCCCAGCTTACAAAGCCCTTAGAGAAATCATTGACTCTGGAACCATAGGAAAAATACGCTACGTAGATGCAGCTCACTTTTACGACTTATTTTCACGTGATTTTGTATCACAGAAGTCTTTGGGTGGAGGAGGTCTCTTGTGTACTGCTGTGTATGTAATATGGCTTGCAAGATTTGTATTTAAACAGGATCCCGAAACTATTACTGCTGTTGGAACGATTGCTGACACag GTGTCGACCAATCTGGCAATATTATTCTGACTTATAAGGATGGTGCCAGGGCCTCTTTGTCTTATAGCGTTGCTGTGAATGGAAGACgtgatgcatatatttatggaaCCAAAGGCAAAATTTAT ATACATCCACCATTTTGGAGTGCCAGCAAAATTGAGGTGaatggagaagaaagagaatttCCACCCCCCAAGTCTGATGCGAAGTATAATTACCCCAATAGCGCTGGATTAGCTTATGAGGCCGAAGATGTCCGTCTGTGTTTTGAGAAGG GTCAGCTGGAATGTCCTGCTCACACTCATTCTGATACTTTGTCAATTATAAAAGTTATTGACGAGGTTCGACGACAACTCGAAGAGACGCATCAGAAAAATTAA
- the LOC118765797 gene encoding uncharacterized protein LOC118765797, protein MLETKKPRSTIVMVRHYKRKSERATLPQDVIQQAIQQVRARVISLREASRTFDIPLKSLPRYCTKAAEANNNDHSLSGYKKPRQVLTDEFENQSEAYVLAAAEIYYGLAPKDVRKLAFQLSKAHGCDIPPTWHETEMASEDWFSGYLQRHTNLSIRSPQATRLARATSFNKTNVAMFFNQLAEVMLRYKFDPFSIYNMDETGITTVQRPNRIISRKGTKQVGKMPRAERVTLACCVNAAGNSIPPFFCFSPDEL, encoded by the exons ATGCTTGAAACTAAAAA acCTAGATCTACAATTGTCATGGTGCGACACTACAAACGCAAAAGCGAGAGGGCAACCCTTCCACAAGATGTAATCCAACAAGCTATTCAACAGGTCCGAGCTCGTGTCATCTCCTTGCGGGAAGCTTCGAGGACATTTGACATCCCTTTAAAATCTCTGCCTCGCTACTGCACCAAGGCCGCTGAAGCAAACAACAACGATCACAGTCTTAGTGGATACAAAAAGCCACGGCAAGTTCTCACCGACGAGTTCGAAAATCAGTCAGAGGCTTATGTTTTGGCTGCCGCAGAAATTTACTATGGGCTTGCTCCAAAGGATGTGCGGAAATTGGCTTTTCAGTTGTCAAAGGCACATGGATGTGATATTCCTCCAACCTGGCATGAGACAGAAATGGCAAGTGAAGACTGGTTCTCTGGATATCTTCAACGACACACAAATTTATCCATAAGAAGTCCACAGGCAACAAGGTTGGCCCGAGCAACAAGTTTCAACAAGACAAATGTTGCTATGTTTTTCAACCAACTTGCTGAGGTGATGCTTCGGTATAAATTTGATCCATTCAGTATCTACAACATGGATGAAACTGGCATAACAACTGTGCAGCGCCCCAATAGAATTATTTCCAGGAAAGGAACAAAGCAAGTGGGAAAAATGCCAAGAGCGGAAAGGGTCACATTGGCATGCTGTGTAAATGCCGCTGGAAACAGCATACcaccgtttttttgtttttccccggATGAACTTTAG